The following proteins are encoded in a genomic region of Sulfurospirillum arsenophilum NBRC 109478:
- a CDS encoding DNA-binding protein, whose amino-acid sequence MNIEFKKIPANGIHFETSLGDIRFFGEAIKTSKTMVKCTGVMEGNLPHLCDRCAESFKLMVNERVEVFASEGLYEDNEGEELLNVIEFFDGSIDIDTMLQSEIEAFKSDYHYCGQCEQLKGE is encoded by the coding sequence ATGAATATAGAATTCAAAAAAATTCCCGCTAATGGGATTCATTTTGAAACATCTTTAGGCGATATTAGATTTTTCGGTGAAGCTATAAAGACAAGTAAGACAATGGTAAAATGCACAGGTGTTATGGAAGGGAATCTTCCTCATCTATGTGACAGGTGTGCTGAAAGTTTTAAGTTAATGGTTAACGAGCGTGTTGAAGTTTTTGCTAGTGAAGGTCTTTATGAAGATAACGAAGGCGAAGAACTTTTAAATGTAATAGAATTTTTTGATGGTTCGATTGATATTGATACAATGCTTCAAAGTGAAATCGAAGCTTTCAAAAGTGATTACCACTATTGTGGACAATGTGAACAACTAAAAGGAGAATAA
- the fliG gene encoding flagellar motor switch protein FliG, translating into MMKLTEDQKTLYNELTMAEKAAILLIQLGEDATANLFSHMEIDVVTDISKFIATAKNIDKAVANAVLEEFYVILQSNQYIRSGGMEYAKEILYRTFGAEGAQKILDKLSKSMENSQSFGYLSQIKPQQLGDFIMNEHPQTVALILAHMDPTSAAETLSFFPDQLRSEVTIRMANLGEISPSVVKRVSAVLENKLESLTSYKVEVGGPRAVAEILNRLGQKASKTTIAYIEQADEKLASVIKDMMFTFEDIMKLDGNAVREILKVADKRDLMVALKGSAEDLRRKFFDNMSQRAQEAFVEEMNFLGAVRVKDVEESQRKIVEEVQKLSEQGILQIGEAEEMIG; encoded by the coding sequence ATAATGAAATTAACAGAAGATCAAAAAACCCTTTACAATGAACTTACTATGGCTGAAAAAGCTGCAATATTACTTATTCAGTTAGGTGAAGATGCAACAGCCAATCTTTTTTCTCATATGGAGATAGACGTTGTAACGGATATTTCCAAATTTATTGCGACGGCAAAAAATATTGATAAAGCTGTCGCCAACGCTGTTTTAGAAGAATTTTATGTCATTTTACAATCAAACCAGTACATCCGAAGCGGTGGTATGGAGTATGCCAAAGAGATCTTATACCGTACTTTTGGAGCAGAGGGTGCACAAAAGATCCTTGATAAACTCTCAAAATCGATGGAAAACTCGCAAAGTTTTGGTTATTTGTCCCAGATCAAGCCACAACAATTGGGCGACTTTATTATGAATGAACACCCACAAACAGTTGCTTTGATTTTAGCGCATATGGATCCAACCAGTGCTGCTGAAACGCTCTCTTTTTTCCCAGATCAGCTTAGAAGTGAAGTGACCATCAGAATGGCAAATCTTGGTGAGATTTCGCCTTCCGTTGTTAAGAGAGTCTCTGCTGTTTTAGAAAATAAACTTGAATCATTGACATCGTATAAAGTTGAGGTTGGTGGACCAAGAGCCGTTGCTGAAATTCTCAATCGTTTAGGTCAAAAAGCTTCTAAAACAACGATTGCCTATATTGAACAAGCCGATGAAAAACTCGCTTCTGTTATAAAAGATATGATGTTTACATTTGAAGATATTATGAAACTCGATGGTAATGCTGTACGTGAAATTCTCAAAGTGGCTGATAAAAGAGATCTCATGGTCGCCCTTAAAGGTTCAGCAGAAGATCTAAGACGAAAGTTCTTTGATAACATGTCTCAGCGTGCGCAAGAAGCATTTGTCGAAGAGATGAACTTCTTAGGTGCAGTACGTGTGAAAGATGTGGAAGAGTCTCAACGAAAGATTGTTGAAGAGGTTCAAAAACTTTCAGAACAAGGCATTCTCCAAATTGGCGAAGCGGAAGAGATGATAGGTTAA
- a CDS encoding methyl-accepting chemotaxis protein codes for MNSIAKKVTILQVLIVSFSIFAFIFYINFYLSGYIKEETEQKITGNLTGLEQTVKVYNSALEDTAIKLFTVFESEFSKFHINSNEKIKVNGVDTPLLTTDDYTLNNNFLKVDAFTNLTNAVATIFVLSGDDFIRVSTSLKKEDKSRAMGTFLGKNSPAYESIMKKQKYIGNARLFGEDYITVYSPILQDNKVIGILFIGYNFTQGLQALETQINSMKLGDNGYFYAMNSKSESYDVHPKTDGAKISSELDKKILTQKNGMLHVNEEGEAKILSFKAFDKWNWILVAKANEKDFQAANDKLRNNLIITSLIMTLIIVVIIWIIINQIITKPLNNLIEKAKDLSSGDGDLTRHLEIKGNDEIAQASEQINNFIEKVRILICNAKSLSSENSSISHELSTTSLQVGKLVEKSSAIVLDTTNQANRVRGDMSISIDQAKNSKNDMINANNALQSASNAVGSLTEEIQKSSATEIELAQKLNQLSTDAEQVRSVLTVISDIADQTNLLALNAAIEAARAGEHGRGFAVVADEVRKLAERTQKSLIEINATINVIVQSIVNSSEQMSHNSQKVEELANTAQKVENSLQESFRIINEVTKITESTVNSYLQTGDEIEIIITKISEINKISVENSRSVEEIAGAAEHLSRMTENLNHKLGEFRT; via the coding sequence ATGAATTCTATTGCGAAAAAAGTAACAATTTTACAAGTTTTAATTGTTTCTTTTTCAATTTTTGCTTTTATTTTTTATATCAATTTTTATCTTAGTGGCTATATCAAAGAAGAAACAGAACAAAAAATAACGGGGAATCTAACAGGGTTAGAGCAAACTGTCAAAGTTTACAACAGTGCACTCGAAGATACCGCTATTAAACTTTTTACTGTTTTTGAATCAGAATTTAGTAAGTTTCATATTAATTCTAATGAAAAAATCAAAGTAAACGGTGTGGATACACCTTTACTTACAACAGATGATTATACGCTTAATAATAACTTCCTTAAAGTGGATGCTTTTACGAATCTAACAAATGCCGTCGCTACCATTTTTGTGCTAAGTGGTGATGATTTTATTCGCGTTTCAACTTCTCTTAAAAAAGAAGACAAATCACGTGCGATGGGAACTTTTTTAGGAAAGAACAGCCCTGCCTATGAATCTATTATGAAAAAACAAAAATACATTGGCAATGCAAGACTTTTTGGTGAAGATTATATTACGGTTTACTCACCTATTCTTCAAGATAATAAAGTAATAGGTATTTTATTTATTGGTTACAACTTTACACAAGGTCTTCAAGCATTAGAAACACAAATTAACAGTATGAAGCTTGGTGATAATGGTTATTTTTATGCCATGAATAGTAAAAGCGAATCCTATGACGTACATCCTAAAACAGATGGCGCTAAAATTTCTTCTGAACTTGATAAAAAAATTCTCACTCAAAAAAATGGCATGCTTCATGTTAACGAAGAAGGTGAAGCTAAAATTTTAAGTTTTAAAGCCTTTGATAAATGGAATTGGATATTGGTTGCAAAAGCAAATGAGAAAGATTTTCAAGCGGCTAATGATAAACTAAGAAACAATCTGATCATTACCTCTTTAATCATGACGCTTATTATTGTCGTCATTATTTGGATTATCATTAATCAAATCATCACAAAACCACTTAATAATCTTATCGAAAAAGCAAAAGATCTTTCCAGTGGTGATGGCGATCTTACTCGCCATTTAGAAATCAAGGGAAATGACGAAATTGCACAGGCAAGTGAGCAGATCAATAACTTTATTGAAAAAGTACGTATTTTAATCTGTAATGCAAAATCACTTTCAAGTGAGAACTCTTCTATTTCACATGAGCTCTCTACAACTTCATTGCAAGTTGGTAAGCTGGTTGAGAAATCATCTGCCATTGTTCTGGATACAACTAACCAAGCCAACCGTGTACGCGGAGATATGAGTATCTCTATCGATCAAGCAAAAAATAGTAAAAATGATATGATTAATGCTAACAATGCACTTCAATCAGCCAGCAATGCTGTAGGTTCGTTGACTGAAGAAATTCAAAAAAGTTCTGCAACAGAAATTGAACTTGCACAAAAACTGAATCAGCTCAGTACGGATGCAGAACAAGTCAGAAGTGTTCTTACGGTCATTAGTGATATCGCCGATCAAACCAATCTTTTAGCCCTTAATGCCGCTATTGAAGCAGCACGCGCAGGAGAACATGGACGTGGATTTGCTGTTGTGGCAGATGAAGTACGTAAACTTGCTGAGCGTACCCAAAAAAGCCTTATTGAAATCAATGCTACCATTAATGTTATTGTTCAGTCGATTGTTAATTCTAGTGAACAAATGAGCCATAATTCACAAAAAGTCGAAGAATTAGCAAACACTGCCCAAAAAGTTGAGAACAGCCTTCAAGAAAGTTTTAGGATCATCAATGAAGTGACTAAAATCACAGAAAGCACTGTTAATAGTTATCTTCAAACAGGTGATGAAATTGAAATTATTATTACAAAAATCAGTGAAATCAACAAAATATCAGTTGAAAATAGTCGTAGTGTTGAAGAAATTGCAGGGGCTGCTGAGCATCTAAGCCGCATGACTGAGAACCTTAACCACAAGCTTGGTGAATTTAGAACTTAA
- the ndk gene encoding nucleoside-diphosphate kinase has product MESTLSIIKPDAVAKNVIGKIVDRFESNGLKIAAMKKVQLSQADAEAFYAVHASRPFFGDLVKFMISGPVVVMVLEGENAVLKNRDLMGATNPKEAAKGTIRADFADSIDANAVHGSDSLENAKIEIDFFFARREIL; this is encoded by the coding sequence GTGGAAAGCACATTATCCATTATTAAACCAGATGCAGTAGCGAAAAATGTTATTGGTAAAATTGTTGACAGATTTGAATCAAATGGGTTAAAAATTGCGGCGATGAAGAAAGTACAACTCAGCCAAGCTGATGCTGAAGCTTTTTATGCAGTTCATGCAAGTAGACCATTCTTTGGCGATCTTGTTAAATTTATGATTAGTGGACCAGTTGTGGTTATGGTTTTAGAAGGCGAAAATGCAGTTCTTAAAAATCGTGACCTTATGGGTGCTACCAATCCTAAAGAAGCAGCAAAAGGTACTATCAGAGCAGATTTTGCTGACAGTATTGATGCTAATGCAGTACATGGTAGCGATAGCTTAGAGAATGCAAAAATTGAGATTGATTTCTTTTTTGCAAGAAGAGAAATTCTCTAA
- the dxs gene encoding 1-deoxy-D-xylulose-5-phosphate synthase — MKKLRECSIEELNEYCDQIRQKIIQTVSHNGGHLSSNVGAVELIVAMHYVFDVQNDPFIFDVSHQAYTHKLITDRWEKFDTLRELDGISGYTRPDESPYDYFVAGHSSTSISLAVGAAKAIALKNEQSKRVPVALIGDGSLSAGMVYEALNELGDRRYPVVIILNDNKMSISKPIGAISKFLSSAMAGTFYQKIKKITEQILQYLPESATYMAKKFEESIKLITPGMLFEELGIDYIGPIDGHDLESLIRALQSARSLKKPVIVHAQTLKGKGYEMAEGYYEKWHGVGPFDVASGEAIKKGVSKNATTMYSEALMTLAKTHDNVVGVTAAMPSGTGLSPLIQAYPNRFWDVAIAEQHAVTSMCAMAKEGFKPYITIYSTFLQRAYDQVIHDACIMNLDVVFAIDRAGIVGEDGETHQGVFDISYLSAVPHMTLMAPRDERGMHAAIHYSYTHKGPLAIRYPRGAFLECERFESTPFEYGKAQLLQEGQSSVLLLGYGSGVGKAIETAKLLAEQGIDVAIVDLRFVKPLDEPLLISLAQEYEQWYVFSDSAKIGGVGSLLMTFKEKYTLHVKIKTFEYDDAFITHGATHLIEKRLGISTEQLAEIILKEVY; from the coding sequence ATGAAAAAATTACGAGAATGTTCTATTGAAGAATTAAATGAATATTGTGATCAGATTAGGCAAAAAATCATTCAGACAGTTAGTCATAATGGAGGCCATCTAAGTAGCAATGTAGGCGCAGTAGAGCTTATCGTTGCAATGCATTATGTCTTTGATGTCCAAAATGATCCTTTTATCTTTGATGTGAGCCATCAAGCATATACGCATAAACTCATTACGGATCGTTGGGAAAAATTTGATACTTTACGTGAACTCGATGGTATCAGTGGATACACAAGACCTGATGAATCACCGTATGACTACTTTGTGGCAGGTCACAGCTCAACATCTATTTCTCTAGCCGTAGGTGCTGCAAAAGCTATAGCACTTAAAAATGAGCAGTCGAAACGCGTTCCTGTAGCGCTTATTGGTGATGGTTCTTTAAGTGCAGGTATGGTTTATGAGGCGCTAAATGAATTGGGCGACCGTAGATACCCTGTTGTTATTATCCTGAACGACAATAAAATGAGTATATCAAAACCTATTGGTGCAATCAGTAAATTTCTTTCCAGTGCCATGGCAGGTACCTTTTATCAAAAAATAAAAAAAATAACCGAGCAAATTTTGCAGTATTTGCCAGAGAGTGCCACGTATATGGCAAAGAAATTTGAAGAAAGTATCAAACTTATTACGCCAGGTATGCTATTTGAAGAGTTAGGCATTGATTATATTGGACCGATTGATGGACATGATTTAGAAAGCCTTATTCGGGCACTCCAATCAGCACGCAGTCTTAAAAAACCTGTCATTGTACACGCACAAACCCTTAAGGGTAAAGGGTATGAGATGGCAGAGGGATACTATGAAAAATGGCATGGCGTGGGCCCTTTTGACGTTGCTAGCGGCGAGGCAATTAAAAAAGGTGTTAGCAAAAATGCGACAACGATGTACTCAGAAGCTTTGATGACATTAGCCAAAACACATGATAATGTTGTGGGCGTCACTGCTGCCATGCCAAGCGGTACAGGACTTAGTCCACTCATTCAGGCGTATCCTAACCGTTTTTGGGATGTTGCGATTGCTGAGCAACACGCTGTTACATCTATGTGTGCAATGGCAAAAGAGGGCTTTAAACCTTATATAACCATCTATTCCACTTTTTTACAGAGAGCCTATGATCAAGTGATTCATGATGCTTGTATTATGAATCTGGATGTTGTTTTTGCAATTGATCGCGCAGGTATTGTGGGTGAAGATGGAGAAACACACCAAGGAGTTTTTGATATTTCGTATCTTAGTGCTGTTCCACACATGACACTCATGGCTCCTCGTGATGAAAGAGGGATGCATGCAGCGATTCACTATTCTTATACGCACAAAGGACCTTTAGCAATCCGTTATCCAAGAGGCGCTTTTTTAGAGTGTGAGCGTTTTGAATCGACACCTTTTGAATACGGAAAAGCCCAACTGCTCCAAGAAGGGCAAAGTAGTGTTTTACTCTTAGGTTATGGTAGTGGTGTGGGTAAAGCTATTGAAACAGCAAAATTATTGGCAGAACAAGGCATTGATGTTGCGATTGTAGATCTACGTTTTGTGAAGCCTTTGGATGAGCCTTTATTGATTTCGCTAGCACAAGAGTATGAACAATGGTATGTCTTTAGTGATAGCGCAAAAATAGGCGGTGTGGGTTCATTACTGATGACATTTAAAGAGAAATATACTTTACATGTAAAGATTAAAACGTTTGAATACGATGATGCGTTTATAACGCATGGAGCGACACATTTAATTGAAAAAAGACTGGGAATTAGTACTGAGCAATTAGCCGAAATCATTTTAAAAGAAGTCTATTAA
- a CDS encoding DUF362 domain-containing protein, translated as MAVKITDICIACGACIDECPVEAIVDDSDNPTGADIYYVYADKCVECVGHHDAPACAEACPTEGCIVWDAPYAGQPSRDEISADMRKGTTPCAE; from the coding sequence ATGGCAGTAAAAATTACTGATATTTGTATTGCATGTGGCGCCTGTATTGATGAGTGCCCAGTAGAAGCAATTGTAGATGATAGTGATAACCCAACAGGTGCAGATATTTATTATGTCTACGCTGACAAATGTGTTGAGTGTGTTGGTCATCATGATGCGCCTGCGTGTGCAGAAGCTTGCCCAACTGAGGGATGTATCGTATGGGATGCACCATATGCTGGACAACCAAGCCGTGATGAAATCAGTGCAGATATGAGAAAAGGCACAACGCCTTGTGCTGAATAG
- the rpmF gene encoding 50S ribosomal protein L32: MAVPKRRVSKTRGAKRRTHYKVTLPMPVKDSDGTWKMPHRVNKTTGEYKN, encoded by the coding sequence ATGGCTGTACCTAAGAGACGCGTGAGCAAAACCAGAGGCGCAAAAAGAAGAACACATTATAAAGTAACTCTTCCTATGCCTGTTAAAGATAGTGATGGAACATGGAAAATGCCTCATAGAGTGAACAAAACAACAGGCGAATATAAAAACTAA
- a CDS encoding peroxiredoxin, producing MLVTNKAPNFTATAVLGDNQIVDNFNLYENFGTKGTVLFFYPLDFTFVCPSEIIAFDKRLEEFKNRGINVIGVSIDSQFSHFAWKNTPVNQGGIGQVRFPLVADITKQISRDYDVLFKEGVALRGSFLIDQDGTVRHAVINDLPLGRNIDEMLRMIDTMLFTNEYGEVCPAGWQKGDKGMTASTEGVADYLAHNSDKL from the coding sequence ATGTTAGTAACCAATAAGGCTCCAAATTTTACAGCGACTGCAGTACTCGGTGACAATCAAATTGTCGATAATTTCAATCTATACGAAAATTTCGGGACGAAGGGCACAGTTTTATTCTTCTATCCATTAGATTTCACATTTGTATGTCCATCTGAGATCATTGCTTTTGATAAAAGATTAGAAGAGTTTAAAAATCGTGGCATCAATGTTATTGGTGTATCTATAGATTCACAATTTTCACACTTTGCATGGAAGAACACTCCCGTTAATCAAGGTGGAATTGGTCAAGTAAGATTCCCATTAGTTGCCGATATTACTAAACAAATCTCTCGTGATTATGATGTACTTTTCAAAGAAGGTGTAGCACTCCGTGGCTCATTCTTGATTGATCAAGATGGTACGGTAAGACATGCAGTTATCAATGATTTACCACTTGGAAGAAACATTGATGAAATGCTAAGAATGATTGATACAATGCTCTTTACCAATGAATACGGTGAAGTCTGCCCAGCTGGCTGGCAAAAAGGCGATAAAGGTATGACGGCAAGCACCGAGGGTGTTGCTGACTATCTAGCGCATAACTCAGATAAACTTTAA
- a CDS encoding Fur family transcriptional regulator, with translation MNDFITLLKTKELKATPQRISVLKELGKKMHPTIDDLYEALRKENPSMSLATVYKNLATLKEKGVVIEVNTTEGKMRYDIYSKPHIHLICRKCGTLEDVDYDQSLFDYQTTLEHAKSVKIDRMDIIASVESCAVCQKNS, from the coding sequence ATGAATGATTTTATTACTCTTCTTAAAACCAAAGAGCTTAAGGCCACACCTCAAAGAATTTCAGTTCTCAAAGAATTAGGTAAAAAGATGCATCCTACCATTGATGATCTTTACGAAGCACTCAGAAAAGAAAATCCATCGATGTCTTTGGCAACAGTTTATAAAAATTTGGCAACATTGAAAGAAAAGGGTGTGGTTATAGAAGTTAATACAACTGAAGGAAAGATGCGTTATGACATCTACTCAAAACCACATATCCATCTAATTTGTCGAAAATGTGGTACTCTTGAGGATGTTGATTATGATCAAAGTTTATTTGACTATCAAACAACATTAGAGCATGCAAAGAGCGTTAAAATTGATCGTATGGATATTATTGCAAGTGTTGAATCATGTGCAGTATGTCAAAAAAATAGCTAG
- the fliH gene encoding flagellar assembly protein FliH, translated as MSDNIIDKDRVEDHSVQSYRFKVLGSNLAEMPTALHVNDAYASESMYETETKPVNDEIINIARIEEGTQNQFIEELLKKTDELTSNVVKLQIQIEKQEQDFNNRLTEELTRERENAYSQGYQKAKEESESAVTEMKSRYLKSIGHVDTLYKSIEERLAKLETDMSVTAFEIAKEVIKKEVSLSSSKIAGSLSKALLQEVKDALKIELKVNPKDLDALKELYAEDEKIKVTSDDAITLGGVVILSDVGNLDGNLAMRLEKVKYLLQEN; from the coding sequence ATGTCAGATAATATTATTGATAAAGATAGAGTGGAAGATCACTCCGTACAGAGCTATCGGTTTAAAGTATTGGGCTCCAATTTAGCAGAGATGCCTACAGCTTTACATGTAAATGATGCTTATGCATCTGAGAGCATGTATGAGACTGAAACAAAGCCTGTCAATGATGAAATTATCAATATCGCACGCATTGAAGAAGGCACACAAAATCAATTTATTGAAGAGTTGCTCAAAAAGACGGATGAACTTACTTCTAATGTGGTCAAGCTTCAAATTCAGATTGAAAAACAAGAACAAGATTTTAATAATAGACTCACTGAAGAGTTGACACGTGAGAGAGAAAATGCCTATTCTCAAGGGTATCAAAAAGCTAAAGAAGAATCTGAATCAGCTGTTACCGAGATGAAGTCGCGCTACTTAAAATCTATCGGGCATGTCGATACACTTTACAAAAGTATTGAAGAGCGCTTAGCCAAACTAGAGACAGATATGAGCGTAACAGCTTTTGAGATTGCCAAAGAGGTGATTAAGAAAGAAGTGAGCTTGTCAAGTTCAAAAATTGCAGGATCTCTTTCAAAAGCCTTATTGCAGGAAGTGAAAGATGCACTTAAAATTGAGCTAAAGGTTAATCCCAAAGATTTAGATGCACTCAAAGAGCTTTATGCCGAAGACGAAAAGATCAAAGTGACCTCAGATGATGCTATTACGCTAGGGGGTGTTGTCATTCTAAGTGATGTTGGGAATTTGGATGGCAATTTAGCAATGCGTTTAGAAAAAGTCAAATATCTATTACAAGAAAACTAA